In Campylobacter vicugnae, a genomic segment contains:
- a CDS encoding M23 family metallopeptidase, whose product MKDKIVITITDVNGSRNYLLSQVLKKIFIYVVAVVLLVFVFGALYMGYLQDETNALRETKEELISSSENLNIEYEKMKQKLSTKEEELMAIEDKISLLEEQIGLNDDVNSTTIDDRLEQIKLTVEQQNIIFSMIPNGKVMEDGGVTASFGWRTHPVLGHKHLHQGIDLRAPIGTPVYAPADGVVQVAGFNIVSGYGYLVVLEHNFGFKTRFAHLSRRDVVKEGQFVKKGDLIGYSGNTGISTGPHLHYEIRFVQRPLDPANFINWNRKNYEEIFQKEKRVSWQSLVKAVANLTLKQP is encoded by the coding sequence TTGAAAGATAAAATCGTAATTACTATAACTGATGTTAATGGCTCTAGAAACTATTTATTAAGCCAGGTATTAAAGAAAATTTTTATATATGTTGTTGCTGTTGTATTGCTTGTTTTTGTATTTGGTGCTTTGTATATGGGCTATTTACAAGATGAGACAAATGCTCTTAGAGAGACTAAAGAAGAGCTAATAAGCAGTAGTGAAAATTTAAATATAGAGTATGAAAAGATGAAGCAAAAGCTCTCAACTAAAGAAGAAGAGCTTATGGCTATTGAGGATAAAATTTCACTTTTAGAAGAGCAAATTGGGCTAAATGATGATGTTAATAGCACTACAATTGATGATAGATTAGAACAGATTAAACTTACTGTTGAACAACAAAATATAATATTTTCTATGATCCCAAATGGTAAAGTAATGGAAGATGGCGGCGTAACGGCTAGTTTTGGCTGGAGAACTCATCCAGTATTAGGTCATAAGCACTTACATCAAGGGATCGATCTTAGAGCGCCAATTGGAACTCCAGTTTATGCACCAGCTGATGGTGTGGTGCAAGTAGCTGGATTTAATATAGTTAGTGGGTATGGATATTTGGTAGTTTTAGAGCATAATTTTGGCTTTAAAACTAGATTTGCTCATCTATCAAGAAGAGATGTGGTAAAAGAGGGGCAGTTTGTCAAAAAAGGCGATCTAATAGGCTATAGTGGAAATACTGGTATAAGCACTGGACCACATCTTCATTATGAGATTCGCTTTGTGCAGCGTCCATTAGATCCGGCTAATTTTATCAATTGGAACAGAAAAAATTATGAAGAAATATTTCAAAAGGAGAAAAGAGTATCATGGCAGTCTTTAGTAAAGGCAGTGGCAAATTTAACTCTGAAACAACCATAA
- a CDS encoding bactofilin family protein, which translates to MAVFSKGSGKFNSETTIISEGAYIKGELACGSVLYIEGHVDGMIKSSNTVVIGKNGKVTGIISASKVVVNGVFEGNVDADSVEILSGGFVLGDICSGSLSIETGGRFDGKNSLKASNSMKSLENLEIIDTEESGASKNI; encoded by the coding sequence ATGGCAGTCTTTAGTAAAGGCAGTGGCAAATTTAACTCTGAAACAACCATAATATCAGAAGGTGCGTATATAAAGGGCGAATTAGCTTGTGGTTCGGTTTTATATATAGAAGGTCATGTAGATGGTATGATTAAATCTAGCAATACAGTTGTAATTGGTAAAAATGGAAAGGTTACTGGAATTATCTCAGCTTCTAAAGTTGTGGTAAATGGCGTTTTTGAAGGCAATGTAGATGCTGATTCGGTTGAGATTTTAAGTGGTGGATTTGTTTTAGGAGATATCTGTTCAGGTAGCCTAAGTATAGAGACTGGCGGAAGATTTGATGGTAAGAATTCGCTTAAAGCTTCAAATTCTATGAAATCATTAGAGAATTTAGAGATTATCGACACAGAGGAAAGTGGTGCAAGCAAGAATATATGA